From Chitinophagales bacterium, the proteins below share one genomic window:
- a CDS encoding TetR/AcrR family transcriptional regulator, protein MARLTKTDWIRKGIKVLNDEGYDAIKIEHLCIKFGVTKGSFYHHFESISDYEEILLKYWETETLGRIKEVVDSGQTPRERLNLMINEVFSVSGKTELSLRAWALHNRTVRKYLEKMDHERIGVTRTLYLAVGVPPEKAGELAEFAYTAWLGIQCFYIGASAQKEKTIRMINELLNAPVKGL, encoded by the coding sequence ATGGCAAGACTTACAAAAACAGACTGGATCAGAAAAGGAATTAAAGTCTTGAATGATGAGGGATATGATGCCATTAAGATAGAACATCTCTGCATTAAGTTTGGTGTTACGAAAGGTTCCTTCTATCATCATTTTGAAAGCATCAGCGACTATGAAGAAATTCTTTTAAAATACTGGGAAACGGAAACACTCGGACGCATAAAAGAGGTAGTTGACTCGGGACAAACACCAAGAGAACGGCTGAACCTGATGATTAATGAGGTATTCAGTGTATCCGGTAAAACAGAACTATCGCTGCGTGCCTGGGCACTGCATAACCGTACGGTTAGAAAGTATCTTGAAAAGATGGATCATGAGCGTATCGGTGTAACGCGCACCCTATATCTTGCTGTCGGCGTTCCGCCGGAAAAGGCCGGCGAACTTGCAGAGTTTGCCTATACGGCATGGCTCGGCATTCAGTGTTTTTATATCGGTGCTTCGGCCCAGAAAGAGAAGACCATTCGCATGATTAATGAATTGCTGAATGCACCGGTCAAAGGCCTTTGA
- a CDS encoding GNAT family N-acetyltransferase: MEYYEDILAGGIRIINTGFIHAVSLEALQRKVFPTLAEDELLHADQYIKHMEIFPEGQFVALYGEQVVGATTSIRYHYDIQNPEHHTFQEVMGGGWLTTHEKDGEWLYGIDVSVDPSFRKMGIAKALYRARQHTVRKFGLKGQITVGMLNGYGTLKNKMTVEEYYEKVRSGELFDPTVSVQQKIGFKIAGLIKEYLHDPACGNAGALIVLEAGIEL; this comes from the coding sequence ATGGAATACTATGAAGACATTTTAGCGGGCGGCATCAGGATAATTAACACGGGCTTTATACATGCTGTTTCATTGGAAGCGCTTCAGCGAAAAGTATTTCCGACACTTGCTGAAGATGAATTACTGCATGCCGACCAGTATATAAAGCACATGGAGATTTTTCCGGAAGGCCAGTTTGTAGCACTGTACGGAGAACAAGTTGTAGGCGCCACCACTTCTATTCGCTATCATTACGATATACAAAATCCGGAGCATCACACTTTTCAGGAAGTGATGGGAGGCGGATGGCTGACAACACATGAAAAGGACGGCGAATGGCTGTATGGAATTGACGTAAGCGTCGACCCGTCTTTTCGCAAGATGGGCATTGCCAAAGCACTCTATCGTGCACGGCAGCATACGGTGCGGAAGTTTGGATTGAAAGGCCAGATAACAGTTGGCATGCTGAACGGTTACGGTACTCTAAAAAATAAAATGACGGTGGAAGAATACTATGAAAAGGTGAGAAGCGGTGAATTGTTTGACCCCACTGTCTCCGTTCAGCAAAAAATAGGATTTAAAATAGCAGGGTTGATCAAAGAATATTTACACGATCCGGCTTGCGGTAATGCCGGTGCGTTGATAGTCCTTGAAGCCGGTATAGAACTTTGA
- the rsgA gene encoding ribosome small subunit-dependent GTPase A gives MQGRVIKSTGSWYQVRLDDGTIISCRIKGKLRLIDRRTTTPVNIGDLVAVNMDDGDATIQEVLPRSNYIIRQSARNRTAEHIIAANIDQAFIMATIAMPRTSTGFIDRFLVTATAYHIPSIVLFNKTDLYTDSEQEQVALLSAIYAKAGFTVVATSAEKNLGVEQVRALMKGKISLLAGHSGVGKSTLINKIDPALQLKTAAVTSYNQKGRHTTTFAEMFELPFGGFIIDTPGIKEFGVLDFEATEVAQYFPEMEKHMHACRFNNCLHINEPGCAVKVALETGDIAMSRYENYLSIIHELNTDEKIYD, from the coding sequence TTGCAGGGACGTGTCATTAAGTCAACAGGCAGTTGGTACCAGGTACGGCTCGATGATGGCACGATCATTTCCTGCCGCATAAAAGGTAAGCTCCGGCTGATTGACCGGCGAACAACCACGCCGGTAAATATTGGCGACCTCGTTGCCGTGAACATGGATGATGGAGATGCCACTATTCAGGAAGTCTTGCCCCGCAGCAATTATATTATTCGCCAATCGGCACGTAACCGCACCGCGGAACATATCATTGCTGCTAACATAGACCAGGCTTTTATCATGGCAACTATTGCCATGCCCCGCACATCAACGGGCTTCATTGATCGCTTCCTCGTAACAGCCACGGCTTATCATATTCCTTCCATTGTTCTCTTCAACAAGACTGACCTTTACACTGACAGTGAACAGGAGCAGGTAGCGTTGTTGTCAGCTATTTATGCTAAAGCGGGTTTTACGGTGGTGGCTACTTCAGCGGAAAAAAATCTGGGCGTGGAACAGGTCCGTGCGCTGATGAAGGGAAAGATTTCGCTGCTGGCCGGCCATTCAGGCGTTGGGAAATCAACACTGATCAACAAAATTGACCCTGCCCTGCAGTTGAAGACTGCTGCAGTAACATCTTATAATCAGAAGGGCAGGCATACCACAACTTTTGCTGAGATGTTTGAACTGCCATTTGGCGGCTTTATCATCGACACGCCCGGCATTAAGGAATTCGGGGTACTTGACTTTGAAGCAACGGAAGTAGCACAGTATTTTCCAGAAATGGAGAAACACATGCATGCATGCAGGTTCAATAATTGTCTGCACATCAATGAACCCGGTTGTGCCGTAAAAGTGGCATTGGAGACAGGCGACATTGCCATGAGCAGGTATGAAAACTATCTGTCCATCATACATGAATTGAATACTGATGAAAAAATCTATGATTAA
- a CDS encoding aspartate 1-decarboxylase, giving the protein MTIEVVKSKIHRVRVTEANIDYVGSITIDEDLMDASNLIENEKVQVVNVNNGERIETYVIKGKRGSGTICLNGPAARKAIVGDIVIIISYGTLDWEEARLFKPSIIFPNEQNLLSR; this is encoded by the coding sequence ATGACCATTGAAGTTGTCAAATCAAAAATTCACCGGGTAAGGGTTACCGAAGCAAATATTGATTATGTAGGCAGCATCACCATAGACGAAGACCTGATGGATGCCAGTAACCTGATAGAGAATGAAAAGGTGCAGGTGGTAAACGTAAACAATGGAGAACGGATAGAAACTTATGTGATAAAGGGTAAACGCGGCTCAGGAACCATTTGTCTCAACGGGCCTGCTGCCAGGAAAGCCATCGTCGGCGACATCGTTATCATCATTTCCTATGGAACCCTTGATTGGGAAGAAGCCAGGTTATTCAAACCATCTATCATTTTTCCTAATGAACAGAACTTATTAAGCCGTTAG
- a CDS encoding amidohydrolase: MTAEQIYFNANVLTQDRSIPVASAFAVADGKIIASGQDEALLRLQNGQSRLIDLQGATVLPGFNDAHIHIWKVGNLMTYLLDLRGTKSIDEMKQRLADYAKSNPGLPWIQARGFNEILFPDRRMPSRLDLDEVISDRPVSVMRTCAHQLIVNSAALQAAGITKQTRVPPGGEMKLLPDGSLAGHFTETALGLIARKIPPYHPDQYRKMILAAQEELLKAGITSATDPAVMPDLLEVYKSMDRNGELKIRVNAIPILLPDGASGALPLPDLYHSAYLKVDTVKFFADGGLSGKTAALKHHYRNTNEYGLLRLDQVSFLTLACKAQSAGFRIATHAIGDAAIDLVLEVYNEIAKDNIQQVHHRIEHLGLPSPANLRMMHSLQVSAVMQPVFIYELGKNFRQYLPDIYLDDVYPARSVLNHAVNLAFSTDAPVVKDFNPITGLIAANSRMDGDGIVLGASQRISMDESIYAYTMGSALANGDQENRGSITCGKSADFIVLDKNISKVPVRELQTCRVLQAFVNGNCQFSLNDAR; the protein is encoded by the coding sequence ATGACAGCGGAACAGATTTATTTCAATGCCAATGTCCTTACACAGGACCGCTCAATTCCTGTCGCTTCGGCCTTTGCGGTAGCTGATGGAAAGATCATTGCCTCCGGTCAGGATGAAGCGTTGTTGCGGTTGCAGAATGGCCAATCAAGGCTGATCGACCTGCAGGGAGCAACTGTGCTTCCCGGGTTTAATGATGCCCATATTCATATCTGGAAAGTGGGCAACCTGATGACCTACCTGCTTGATTTGCGTGGCACAAAGAGCATAGATGAAATGAAACAGCGGCTGGCTGACTACGCAAAAAGCAATCCCGGCCTGCCATGGATTCAGGCGCGTGGCTTTAATGAGATCCTTTTTCCGGATCGGCGCATGCCAAGCCGGTTAGACCTGGATGAGGTAATCAGCGACAGGCCGGTGAGTGTAATGAGAACCTGTGCTCATCAGCTTATCGTAAATTCTGCTGCGTTGCAGGCAGCAGGTATTACAAAACAAACGCGCGTTCCGCCGGGTGGTGAGATGAAATTATTGCCTGATGGAAGCCTGGCAGGTCACTTCACCGAAACTGCATTAGGATTAATAGCACGTAAGATTCCGCCCTATCACCCTGATCAATACAGGAAAATGATATTGGCAGCGCAGGAAGAGCTGTTAAAAGCAGGCATCACTTCCGCTACCGATCCTGCCGTGATGCCTGATTTGCTTGAGGTTTATAAGTCAATGGATCGCAATGGCGAGTTGAAGATAAGGGTGAATGCAATTCCCATACTATTGCCGGATGGTGCTTCCGGTGCTCTGCCATTACCGGATCTTTACCATTCCGCATATCTCAAAGTAGATACCGTTAAATTCTTTGCTGATGGTGGCCTCAGCGGAAAAACCGCTGCCCTGAAACATCATTACCGCAATACCAATGAATATGGTTTACTGCGGCTGGATCAGGTATCATTTCTGACGCTTGCGTGCAAAGCACAGTCAGCCGGTTTTCGTATTGCAACGCATGCAATTGGGGATGCTGCGATTGACCTGGTGCTGGAGGTATACAACGAAATTGCGAAAGACAATATACAGCAGGTGCATCACCGTATCGAACATCTCGGCTTGCCTTCTCCCGCAAACCTGCGTATGATGCATTCATTGCAGGTAAGCGCCGTAATGCAACCGGTATTTATTTATGAGCTGGGAAAAAATTTCAGGCAGTATTTACCGGACATATACCTTGACGATGTTTATCCGGCAAGATCTGTTTTGAATCATGCCGTTAACCTTGCATTCAGCACAGATGCTCCGGTGGTGAAAGATTTTAATCCTATAACCGGACTCATTGCGGCAAATAGTCGAATGGATGGTGATGGAATAGTGCTTGGTGCATCGCAAAGAATTAGCATGGATGAAAGCATCTATGCTTATACGATGGGAAGTGCGCTGGCCAATGGTGATCAGGAAAACCGGGGCAGCATAACTTGCGGGAAGTCAGCCGACTTTATTGTGCTCGACAAAAATATCAGCAAAGTACCGGTGAGGGAGCTTCAAACTTGCCGGGTATTGCAGGCATTTGTGAATGGCAACTGCCAATTTTCGCTGAATGATGCACGGTAA
- the dtd gene encoding D-tyrosyl-tRNA(Tyr) deacylase translates to MRALIQRVAAATVYIDGNIHSQIGGGLLVLLGIETADGDEAINWLSAKITNLRIFDDEHGVMNLSLKETGGALMLVSQFTLHAAVKKGSRPSYIKAARPEQAYPLYEKLAQQFAKDLGKEIATGVFGAMMKIELVNDGPVTIWIDTNDKS, encoded by the coding sequence ATGAGAGCATTGATTCAACGTGTCGCTGCTGCAACGGTTTACATTGATGGAAACATCCATTCACAAATAGGAGGAGGGTTGCTTGTTTTATTAGGGATTGAAACAGCAGACGGCGATGAAGCGATCAATTGGCTGTCAGCGAAAATCACCAACCTGCGCATCTTTGATGATGAGCATGGTGTCATGAATCTTTCCCTGAAGGAAACCGGTGGTGCACTGATGCTGGTTAGCCAGTTTACGTTGCATGCAGCTGTTAAGAAGGGTAGCCGGCCTTCCTATATTAAAGCGGCGCGGCCAGAACAGGCATATCCGCTTTATGAAAAATTAGCGCAGCAGTTTGCAAAGGATCTTGGCAAAGAAATAGCAACAGGCGTATTCGGTGCCATGATGAAGATTGAACTGGTAAATGACGGACCCGTTACTATCTGGATAGATACGAACGATAAAAGCTGA
- a CDS encoding geranylgeranylglyceryl/heptaprenylglyceryl phosphate synthase — protein MNCRFSSVFLQIGVGLPHLKNHSQVEHKNSIYGHFLAARMERRKQLAVLIDPDKVTPESLIFVIDVAAKAKVDYFFVGGSLLLNDTLGECIDVIKSCCEIPVIIFPGSPAQVDAKADAILLLSLISGRNPDLLIGQQVTAAPVLRNSGLEIISTGYVLVDGGAGTTVSYISNTLPVPHQKDDIAMCTAMAGEMLGMKCIYLDAGSGAMQSISESMIQLVREHIEVPLIAGGGIRTAATAADICKAGADIVVVGNAIEKDPMLIFSMAHAVHNLALSH, from the coding sequence ATGAATTGCCGGTTTTCTTCCGTGTTTTTACAAATTGGTGTAGGTTTGCCGCACTTGAAAAATCATTCGCAGGTGGAGCATAAAAATTCTATATATGGGCATTTTCTTGCGGCAAGGATGGAGCGGCGGAAACAGTTGGCTGTACTGATTGATCCTGATAAGGTGACACCGGAATCATTGATCTTTGTTATTGATGTGGCAGCAAAGGCAAAGGTGGATTACTTTTTTGTGGGAGGAAGCCTGCTGTTAAATGATACGCTTGGCGAATGTATTGATGTAATAAAGAGCTGTTGTGAAATTCCGGTAATTATTTTTCCGGGCAGTCCTGCACAGGTTGATGCAAAGGCTGATGCCATCCTGTTACTTTCCCTTATCTCTGGCCGGAATCCGGACCTGTTGATCGGGCAGCAGGTCACCGCTGCGCCGGTGCTCAGAAACAGCGGGCTGGAAATTATCTCCACCGGCTATGTGCTTGTTGATGGCGGAGCAGGCACCACCGTTTCCTACATCAGCAATACGTTGCCGGTACCACATCAGAAAGACGATATTGCCATGTGTACTGCCATGGCAGGTGAAATGCTCGGTATGAAGTGCATCTATCTTGATGCGGGAAGCGGTGCAATGCAATCCATCAGCGAATCAATGATTCAACTGGTAAGAGAGCATATTGAAGTGCCGCTGATTGCCGGTGGCGGAATCAGAACGGCCGCGACAGCTGCTGATATTTGCAAGGCCGGCGCAGATATAGTTGTGGTTGGCAATGCCATTGAGAAGGATCCGATGCTGATTTTTTCTATGGCGCATGCAGTCCATAACCTGGCCCTCAGCCATTGA
- the rfaE2 gene encoding D-glycero-beta-D-manno-heptose 1-phosphate adenylyltransferase: protein MNYLPVIQEKIVTIPVLKRQIAAWHLKSKKVVFTNGCFDIIHAGHIHLLTTARTYGDILIAALNSDASVSKLKPGRPVQDAQSRALIMASFDFIDAVIFFDEDTPYELIKALAPDVIVKGGDYTADTVVGKDIVEQYGGRVEIVPFANGFSTSAIITRIKNQK, encoded by the coding sequence ATGAATTACCTTCCCGTGATTCAAGAAAAAATTGTCACCATACCCGTGTTAAAGCGGCAAATTGCCGCCTGGCATCTGAAAAGCAAGAAAGTGGTTTTCACCAACGGCTGTTTTGACATCATTCATGCCGGGCATATTCACCTGCTTACCACAGCGCGCACTTATGGAGATATCCTGATTGCAGCGCTGAACAGCGATGCCTCGGTAAGCAAGCTGAAACCCGGACGGCCGGTACAGGATGCGCAATCGCGTGCTCTCATCATGGCATCCTTTGATTTTATAGATGCGGTTATCTTCTTTGATGAAGACACACCTTATGAACTGATTAAAGCACTCGCGCCGGATGTGATTGTGAAAGGTGGTGACTATACTGCCGATACTGTTGTAGGTAAAGATATTGTGGAACAATATGGCGGCCGCGTTGAAATAGTGCCATTCGCAAATGGCTTTTCAACCTCTGCGATTATTACCAGGATAAAAAACCAAAAATAA
- a CDS encoding aspartate aminotransferase family protein yields MERRKNAMPAGLAKSTEVVIERAEGGLVHDADGNTLLDFAGGIGMMNVGHRPEQVVNAMKQQLEKYLHICTLVATPEPYVELAELLNGLTPGDFQKKTILANSGSEAVENAVNVARYYTKRSAVICFEAAYHGRTLLTLSLTSKYGLFKKGFGPFVSDIYRLPAPNIFRRPKALSEEAYIDYCIQQFDQQLISQVDPSAVAAIIIEPIQGEGGFVAMPKRFLEKLRSTCDAHGIVLIFDEIQCGASRTGKFFACEHAGVIPDLICMAKSIGAGMPISAVTGKAEIIDAPHLGGVGGTYGGNPLACVAAIEAVKILSAAPFLQRVKEVGELIQQNLAAWKSKYQLIGDVRGTGAMQLIEFVKDRDGLEPDPELTLEIIRDAVSKGVILIRAGLYSNCIRLLPPIVMTDDQLQEGLSVLEGAISRAHEKRLK; encoded by the coding sequence TTGGAACGAAGAAAAAATGCGATGCCGGCAGGTCTTGCAAAATCCACGGAAGTGGTTATTGAACGTGCAGAAGGAGGACTCGTGCATGATGCTGACGGAAACACATTGCTTGATTTTGCTGGTGGAATCGGCATGATGAATGTTGGCCACAGGCCGGAACAGGTGGTGAATGCCATGAAACAGCAACTGGAAAAATACCTGCATATCTGCACGCTGGTGGCAACACCCGAACCTTATGTGGAACTGGCAGAATTACTGAATGGTTTAACACCTGGCGATTTTCAGAAAAAAACCATCCTGGCAAATTCGGGAAGTGAAGCGGTTGAAAATGCAGTAAATGTGGCGCGGTATTATACAAAGCGTTCAGCAGTAATTTGCTTCGAAGCAGCTTACCACGGCAGAACACTGCTTACTCTGTCGCTGACCAGCAAGTATGGATTATTTAAAAAAGGATTCGGGCCGTTTGTAAGTGATATTTATCGATTGCCGGCACCTAATATTTTCCGGCGGCCAAAAGCGCTGAGTGAAGAAGCATACATAGATTATTGTATACAGCAATTCGATCAGCAGCTCATATCGCAGGTCGACCCATCCGCCGTGGCAGCCATCATCATTGAACCTATTCAGGGTGAAGGTGGGTTTGTCGCCATGCCGAAGAGGTTCCTCGAAAAGTTGCGGTCAACATGCGATGCGCATGGCATCGTGCTCATCTTTGACGAGATACAATGTGGCGCTTCACGCACAGGAAAATTCTTTGCCTGTGAGCATGCAGGCGTTATTCCGGATTTGATCTGTATGGCAAAATCTATCGGAGCAGGAATGCCCATCAGTGCCGTAACCGGAAAAGCGGAGATCATCGACGCGCCTCATCTCGGTGGCGTGGGAGGAACATACGGAGGAAATCCGCTTGCCTGCGTGGCCGCCATCGAAGCAGTCAAGATTCTGAGTGCAGCACCATTCCTGCAAAGAGTAAAGGAGGTAGGCGAACTGATACAACAAAACCTGGCCGCCTGGAAATCAAAGTATCAGTTGATCGGTGATGTGCGTGGCACAGGTGCCATGCAACTGATAGAATTTGTGAAAGACCGCGACGGCCTGGAACCTGATCCCGAACTGACGCTGGAGATTATCAGGGATGCCGTGTCAAAAGGCGTGATACTGATCAGGGCCGGGTTATACAGCAATTGTATCCGTTTGCTGCCGCCCATCGTTATGACGGATGACCAGTTGCAGGAAGGATTGAGCGTGCTCGAAGGTGCTATCAGCCGTGCACATGAAAAAAGATTGAAATGA
- a CDS encoding flippase-like domain-containing protein produces MKQKLFSAFRILLFAAIGGFLFWLVIRNQNLEEIRLKLESANWWWPLLALVFGLVSNIFRSLRWNMLIHPLGYRPRLVNTFFSLMAGYMANLAIPRMGEVTRSAMLSNYGKMPMNKLFGTVVVERVIDVLTIFLLLFLILLIEFEKMSSMATQYVFGPIGDKVNLLLSQGIIFYLLVAGIFALVLFVSWFYIVRIKRSRYYLKLKDMMRGFADGIKTIGNLKNRNLFLLYTFLIWLMYLLMSYVTFFSFPATTTLGWLAALAVMVFGAFGWAAPVQGGFGTFHVIVTQTLVLYGISNNDALAYAILSHATQVFGMLAFGLLALVILPIINRKSPAA; encoded by the coding sequence GTGAAACAGAAATTATTTTCCGCCTTCCGTATCCTTCTTTTCGCAGCCATTGGGGGTTTTCTTTTTTGGCTGGTGATCCGCAATCAGAACCTGGAAGAGATCAGGTTAAAACTGGAGTCAGCCAACTGGTGGTGGCCATTGCTTGCATTAGTGTTTGGATTAGTCAGCAACATCTTCCGTTCTCTTCGATGGAATATGCTGATACATCCGTTGGGCTACAGGCCGAGGCTTGTCAACACCTTCTTTTCACTGATGGCAGGCTACATGGCCAACCTGGCTATTCCGCGTATGGGAGAAGTAACACGCAGCGCCATGCTGAGCAACTATGGTAAAATGCCGATGAATAAATTATTCGGAACGGTAGTGGTTGAACGCGTCATTGATGTGCTTACCATCTTCCTGTTGCTGTTCCTGATCCTGCTCATCGAATTTGAAAAAATGAGCAGTATGGCAACACAATATGTTTTCGGACCTATTGGCGACAAGGTGAATCTGCTGCTTTCACAGGGAATCATCTTCTACCTGCTGGTGGCAGGCATCTTTGCTTTGGTGCTTTTTGTCTCGTGGTTTTATATCGTGCGCATCAAACGGTCGAGGTATTACCTCAAGCTGAAAGATATGATGCGTGGTTTCGCCGACGGCATTAAGACGATAGGCAACCTGAAAAACAGGAACCTATTCCTGTTGTATACCTTCCTCATCTGGTTGATGTACCTATTGATGTCTTATGTGACATTCTTCAGCTTTCCGGCCACAACAACCTTAGGCTGGCTCGCCGCGCTGGCCGTGATGGTATTCGGTGCCTTCGGTTGGGCTGCACCTGTTCAGGGCGGATTCGGCACTTTTCATGTAATTGTAACGCAGACACTCGTACTTTATGGCATCTCCAATAATGATGCATTGGCATACGCCATTCTCAGTCATGCCACACAGGTATTTGGCATGCTGGCTTTTGGATTGCTCGCTTTGGTAATTCTTCCCATCATTAACCGTAAATCTCCCGCCGCATGA